The genome window GAAGCCACTCGTTATTTTTTTTTCATTAACCATTAAAGTTCCCTCCTTAAGGTTTTAAACTTATATTTTTTAAGAATCTCTGTTTTCTAGCTGCAAATAGATGCTAGGTTATTAAACTACTAGATAATCTATCTGGATAAATTCTGTGTTATTATCGCTCTTGTTAAACGCCTTCAATTCTTCTCAAAAGCTACAACAACGCTTACAAATAAAGGGATTATCATTTTTAACTTCTGGAATACCTTTTTACCTCCAAGGAAACAGAACTTCCTCGGAGGACAAGGATATTACTTAATCACTACATATTCCAAGTCAACGAGTTTTGCATAGCTTATAATTTGGTCTGTCGTTAAATTCAATGAAACAACTGTATGATGACCACCGCCATTTTCAATCCAAGCTTTAACCCCATCCTGGAAGTTTGGCAACACTCTCCAAAGTACACGAGCCACCGGAAGATTCGGAGCTGGAGCAGTTGGCTCAAATGCAGTAACTTCATTGATCAAAAGCTTGTAATGCGTACCAAAGTCTGCCATCGAGACAACCACACCGTCTCCTGCTTTTCCGTCAAATACTAAACGTGCCGGATCCTCACGATCACCAATCCCTAATGGTGATACGATAATTTTTGGTTTGTTGCTTGCTAACGTTGGGTCTACTTCGAGCATATGTGATTGAAGAATTGATTCTTGGCCTTCAGCTAATTCATATGTGTAATCTTCCATAAATCCTGTTGATTGGTTATGGCTCATCACCTTGAGTAAACGATCAAGTGCTGCAGTTTTCCAGTCTCCTTCACCAGCAAATCCATACCCCTGTGCCATTAGACGCTGAACCGCAAGACCAGGGAGCTGTTTCATGCCATATAAATCTTCAAAGTTAGAAGTAAAGGCATTGTATCCACCATCGTCAAGGAAACGTTTAATCGCAATTTCATAGCTTGCTTGAACTTTTACGCTAGCCTCCCACTCTTCCTTACTGTATGTACCATAATCAAATTCATAAAGATTTGCATACTCCTCAAATAATGCATCAATCTCTTCTTCCTTTACAGCATTTACGTATTGTACTAAGTCTCCAATACCAAAGTAGTCCACTGTCCAGCCTAATTGGATTTGTGCTTCTATCTTATCACCATCGGTAACTGCAACATTCCGCATGTTGTCACCGAAACGAGCAACCTTGATATGGAAGCTTTCATTATAAGCAACGGCTACATCCATCCAATCTGCAATTTGCTGTTGTACTTCAGAGCGTTCCCAGTATCCGACTACAACTTTATTTTGTTTATTTAAACGTGCATTGATAAACCCATATTCACGGTCACCGTGTGCTGCTTGGTTTAGATTCATAAAGTCCATATCAATCGTTTGCCATGGAATACTTTCATTAAATTGTGTTGCTAAATGAAGCAGCGGTTTTTGCAGTAACTTTGTTCCGCGAATCCACATTTTTGCAGGTGAGAAAGTATGCATCCAAGTGATAACTCCCGCAACCTCATCACGATAGTTAACCTCTTTCATCGTGCTTGTGATTTTATCCGCATTAACAGCTAAATCCTGCAATACTAACGGATAAGGCAAAACACCGCTTTCATTTAAAGCATCTGTTATCTTTTGTGCGTTCGCTTTAACCTCTGCTAACGCTTCTTCTCCATATAGATGCTGTGATCCTACTACAAACCAAAATTCTTTTTTCCCCATTGTTGACATAATGATCCTCTTTTCGTAGTTTTATCGTTTAGTTGGATTATTTTTGCCCATAATAGGCATTTTCTCCATGTTTTCGCAGATAGTGTTTATCTAAAATTCGTTGTGGCAATACTTCAGCAAAACGATTTAATTCACGTGCAAATAAATTCATTTTTGCTACTTCCTCTAGTACAACGCTATTCATCACCGCTGATTGAACATCTTTTCCCCAAGTAAATGGAGCATGACCATGAAGCAAGACACCTGGAACTGCTAAAATATCCAATCCACGTTCCTGAAAGGTTTCGATAATTACATTGCCAGTTTCGACTTCATAGCCACGATCAATCTCCTCTTGTGTCAAGAAGCGGGCACAAGGTACCGAACCATAAAATGTGTCTGCATGCGTCGTTCCCATCGCTGGTACATCAAGGCCTGCTTGAGCCCAAATGGTCGCCCATGTTGAATGCGTGTGGACGATGCCACCAATCTCAGGGTAATGTTTATAGAGTACTGCGTGAGTCAGCGTATCCGACGATGGATTCAATTTTCCTTCCACAACATTTCCATCTAAATCAACGACTACCATATCACTAGCTTTCATAGTTTCATAATCGACACCACTGGGTTTGATAACGAATAAACCGCTATCATAATCAAATGCACTTGCATTTCCCCATGTATATTTCACGAGTCCGTATTTAGGTAAGTCTAGATTAGCTTGAAATACTTCTTCCTTCAAATGTTCCAGCACATCAATTCCTCCTGTTCTCTACTGGTAAAACCAAGTGTTCTACAGCAGTCTTCTCGATCGCTAAACCTTTCTTATATCGCTCTATAAATTCTTCAAATCCCTGAATGTCGAGTTCATCTGGATAAATTTCTTTCCCGTCAACATTTTCAAAGACTTTATTGTCAAGGAAGTCTTCTAAACTTTCATTTTGATCTTGATTTATCATATAAGAAGCTAGAATCGCAATTCCCCAGGCACCACCTTCTCCAGCTGTATCCATCACAGAAATCGGAACATTCATCGCCGCTGCAACAATTTTTTGCCCGACTACAGGAGTTTTAAATAAACCACCATGTGCTAAAATGCCATCAATGGCGACATTTTCTCCCTTTGTCAAAATATCCATGCCGATTTTCAAGGCACCAAATGCAGTAAAAAGATGCGTCCGCATAAAGTTTGCTAAATTGAAATTACTCTCTGGTGAACGAACAAATAATGGTCGGCCTTCTTCTAATCCTGTTATATTTTCACCAGAGAAATAACCATAACTGAGCAAGCCGCCACCATCTGGATCCGCTTCCAAAGCTTTATTCAGCATCACACCGAATAATTGATCTGTTTCAACCTTTTGCCCCATCGCCTCATAGAACTCACGGAACAAGCCTAGCCATGCATTGATATCACTTGAACAGTTATTTGCATGAACCATCGCGACTGGACTGCCGTTTGGTGTAGTAACCAAATCAATTTCTGGATAGACTTTCGAAAGTTCTTTCTCTAATACAATCATGGCAAAAACGGAGGTTCCTACAGAAATATTCCCTGTACGCTTCCTCACACTATTTGTAGCAACCATCCCTGTTCCCGCATCACCCTCTGGTGGACAAAACGGGATGCCTGGTTGCAGATTTCGGGATCTATCCAGAATTCTTGCTCCAACCTCTGTTAATCCCCCTGCCTGTTCTCCCGCTGTATATACCTTTGGAAGAATATCTTTAAGCTCCCAAGGATAATCCCTGTCACCAATTCGTTCATCAAACTGCTTGACCATTGATGCATTGTAGTCACCAGTTGTCTCATCAATCGGGAACATTCCCGAAGCATCTCCAATACCGATGGACTTATTTCCAGTCAGTAACCAGTGAATATATCCAGCTAAAGTGGTAATAAAGTCAATACGAGGCAAATGCTTTTCTTCATTTAATATCGCTTGATAGAGGTGAGCAATACTCCACCTTTCAGGGACATTAAATTGAAACAAATCCGTTAATTCTCTTGCTGCAACGGTGGTGGTTGTATTACGCCAAGTACGAAACGGCACAAGCAGTTCTCCAGTTTTGTCAAAGGCCATATATCCGTGCATCATGGCAGAAAATCCAATGGAACCTATTGTTCGAATAGTAATTCCATAATTACGTTCAACTTCTTGCTTCATATCGCTATAAGCTGTTTGCAGCCCAGTAATAATATCCACTAAGTTGTATGTCCAAAATCCGTTTTCCAAGCGGTTTTCCCATTCATAACTTCCAGATGCGATTGTTTCAAAACGATTATCTATCAGCACTGCTTTTATGCGTGTCGATCCGAATTCGATTCCAAGTGAGGTTTCTCCCTTAGCGATTGCTTCCTTAGTGTTTACTTGATTTGTATTCACTTTAATCCCCTCTCTGATAGCACTTTCAAAACTATTAATCAAAAGGAGGCGCTTTCCTTTTTGCTTATCTTATAAATTTGAAGTTTCTATTCTCTTAATCTATTTACAAATTTATTGTAATAGTTGTACGTACATTTGTCAATAATTAATATTTATTGTGCATACAAATTTATGTCGGTAATAAATTAACCTTTTTTTAAAATAGCAGGTGATATACTGGGGACACACGAGAACCAATCATCAACCATGAGACACAAATGTACTTATATCTTTTATTTGCTTCGAAACTATGGGAAAATATGTACATACTACTATTTAGAGATAATGAATTGGAATGTGAACAATGAAGGAAGTGAGTGACATGAAACCAAAGTATCAGTATCAAGTCATCATTGATGATATAAAAAGTAAAATACTTTCAGGAGAATATAGCGTATTAGAAAAAATTCCTACTGAAACTGCCTTGCAAGAAAAGTACAATGTAAGCCGGCACACCGTTCGTAAGGCCATTTTAGAACTATCAAATGAAGGATTCCTAAAAAGCGAAAAAGGATCCGGTACATACGTTAGCAACCAATATCAATATAAATCCAGCGCAAACCCTAATAATAGAACCATTGGTGTAATCACAACCTACATTTCTGATTACATTTTCCCATCGATTATTCGAGGAATCGAAGGAAGATTGAATGAGGAGAATTATTCCTTGTTATTAGCAAGTACAAATAATGATGTCCAACAAGAAAAAAAGGCGCTGGAAATGATGTTGTCATATGGTGTCGATGGTTTGATTGTCGAACCAACGAAAAGTAATTTATACAATCCAAATATTGCTTATTACTTATCTTTTAAGGAACAGGATATTCCATTCATCATGATTAATGCTTATTATGAAGAACTAGATGTACCTTTCTTATGTCTTGATGACGTGCAGTCAAGTTATCTTGCAACAAAGGAATTGATTTCCAAAGGACACACACAAATTGGACTTATCTCAAAAACGGATGATTTACAAGGTAAGTTTCGTATGAAAGGTTATATAAAGGCGCTTAGCGAAGCAAAATTACGATTCGAACCCGAGCATGTTTATTCTTACAACACAGAGACAAAGCAGGATTTATACTCTAACTTGATGGAATTTCTAAATAATAATAGAGACGCTATGACTGCAATAGTCTGCTATAACGATGAGGTAGGATTCATAGTGGCAAATTTATGCAGACATCTTGGTATTTCTATTCCCGAAGAATTGTCAATTATTGGCCAAGACAATTCTTATATAGCCAAAAATGCTAGCATCAAACTAACAACATTAACACACCCACAAGAACAAATGGGACGTGATGCAGCAGATTGGATTATTAAGAAATTACAGGGAAGGAAAGACTTACCGAATGAATACTATTATCAACCAGAGCTGATTGAAGGAGAAACCGTAAAAGAATTGGATGTGAAATAATCTGTTGTGAATTATGATATGGCGTTCTTACGGTTAGAGGTAGTCTTTGGTTTGCTGGTTGTCGGATCCTATTTCTTGGTTCTACGGAAGTGGGAAGGCGTAGAGGTCTTGTTATGAGGTTTGGCAAAGATTTCGCCAATACTTTCGCAATTTAAACATGTGCTACTGCTTTATTCTTGTGTTAGGCACATAGATGTAATCTAAAAACAAAAAGAAGGGACAACGAGCAGATCAAATCCGCTAATTGTCCCTTCCTCCACGTAAAACTTCCTTTTTTTGCGGGACGATGTACCTGTCCCTGCGTCCCTTTCCTGCGTCCCTTTACCAAACATAGTATAATAGATCTTCAATATCCTCCACTAAGCTTGATAGCAGCGCATCACCTAAGATATAAGAAATAAGACTGATTAATACAATTGTTGCCAGACTGAGATATACCTTTTGTCCGTTCTTATTAATGTTTGATACTTTTTCAAATACAAATAAAACAGGTACAAATGTAAACGTAAATATAACAGAAATTACTAGCGGTATGAATGTTAGTTGGTATGATCCAATTAAGCCTCCGAGCATTGCAACTACGTTTAGTGCAGTGAATGGTACGATGATGGAGCCATATTGTGCAATAATCGTTTTGAATGTTTCCTGATTTTTTGCAAATCTAATCATTGCAAATGCACTTCCAAAAGTAATGACGAATGTTATGATGACTGCTATTGCAAGTCGAGAAACTAATGCAAAAAATGGAACAGATTCTCCGAAAAAACCACCAAATGAACGCATTAATGAGTTTGTAAGAAAGTAAATACTTAATGAAAAGATAATTGCATATAATGCCAGGGTTATTAATCCATTCAGATAGTGTTTTTCATTCGATTGAAATGCACGGGTAGGATTTTTGAATAAGCTTAAAAAATAAGACCAATACTGACTTACCCCGCTTTTAATCGCTGTTGCAGTCGGTTGCGCCTGAGTTTCCAATGCTGCAGCACCAGAATTTGCAGAGCTGACGCCAGACTGCTCGATGCTTCCATTGAATTGTTCTTCACTTAAAGCTTGCTTTAGAGCTCCTCCACAAACTCCACAAAATTTACCATCCTCTTGATGATTGTTGCAATTTGAACAAACTAACATGATGAATTCTCCTTTATGTATATTAAAACCTTCTTGCTCCATGCCTTTCTCTATGTATAAAAAGCTTAAAGGTTTTTCACAATCTCACTATTTCTTTTTCATTCTATAATACTAAGACTTAATAACTACCAAAATTGATTATAGCAAAAGTTTTCTTATTTTAAAGCATATTTTATTAAATTCACTTAAATTTATTAGGACAATTGAATTATATCGAAATAAATAATAGTCATAAAGTCTTAACAAATCAAGACTAATAATCTATAATCATCTTATTGAAATAAATGACTTTTATTCCATAATTTTCTTTAGCCAATTATTTCAGGTACATACATAACAACATGAAAAAACAGGAGGAAATCATGAAAAAAAGGTTTACAGCATTATTTTTATTTATTCTTTTATTTTTAAGCGGATGTATGGGCGGAGGAGCTGCGGGAGCAGTTGAAGGCATGTACAAGGCAGCAATAAACGGGAATGGGGAACAAATTGACCAAATATTTTCACAGGCTGATGAATATGATAGTTATTATTTAGACGACCTTATCGATGAATTAGCTTCTAACGTTATGGACCAAGATGGTATCGATAATATGAAAATCAAAGAAATAAAAAGGAACATGCTAAATAAAGCAGCAGTTGAAGATCTCGATAATGAATTTGACAGCAATTGGAATTTAGTTGGCGTGCAATTAGACAAGGATTATTTGTATGTTTGGGTGTTGAAGGAAGTTAGCGGCAATTATTTTATCGTTTATGGAGAAGATTTTGATCAAGAAGAGTTTGAGGAAATGCTTAAATAAAAAATACATATAGAAGAGGGATTATCACGTATGGATAAGTTTTGTAAAGAGTGCGGGAGTTCTATAACGGATTCCTTAAACTTCTGTCAGCATTGCGGACATAAACTGGAAGCAACGAAAGAACAGCCTAAAGAAACTGCTGTAACTCGTGTCAAGCAGACAAGGAATTATACTAAAAAGCAAAAGATATTGATAAGTGCAGCGGGAGCTCTATTAATTATCATCGCTGGCTTTTACTTATGGGGGAAATCATATACTTCTCCTGAAAATACGGTGGAAAGATTCGTTGATGCATTGAATGAAAAAGATGCTGAGACCGTACAAGAACTAACGATTTTAAATGGTTCATCCATTTCAAAAGCTGAAGCAAATGCCCTAATCTCATTGGCAAAAGAAGATAAGGATTCGCTTAACCTGGATACTAGCAATCTAAAAGCTTTTTCTTCAGATAATGAATTATTTACGATCATCGATAACGGAAAATGGCTGGGCATTTTCCCACGTTACGGCTTTTCATTACTGCCGCAATATGCAGCAGTAAGTATCCCATTCGATGGGGTTGCAAGTACATTTAATGAACAGGAATTCCCAATCTTAGAGAGTGATGAGTCACAAGTTGTCTACGGGCCAATGGCTCCTGGAAAATATAGCCTGAGAAGCAGCTTTAGTGGAGAATATACAGAAGTAGAATCTGATGAATCCATAATTCTAGCAGATAGCTATAGTGATTGGGTTTCTCATAGTGTTGAGCTTGGTGCAGCTTATGTAACATTGGAGCTTTTCAATAATCACGGTGTACCCATTAAAAATGCATATATTACATTAAATAAGAAAAAAATACCATTCGACGAAGACCTTAGAATCGAATCCCTTGGTCCATTAAATCTAGATGGATCCGTTAAAGTCACGCCAACTGTCGAGACGAATTGGGGAGAGGTCGAATCAGAAAGCATCGCATTGGAAGAGACTTATTATGAAATCGGTGCGAATACATTGAGCAAGACACTGATGGATGAATTGTCAGAAGCCATTTTGTTATATGGAGAAGAATATGCCAAGGCAAATGCCTCCTATGATCCGAGTTTGTTCACCAATATTACGGATGATATGAGAGAAACCTTCCAGTATAATTTTGAGTATTACAGGGGCGAAGGTGACTATTTCTCAGGACAATTAAATTCGATCGAAGTGGATTACAATAATTTAAGATTCGATAGTGATCAGTATATTTCAGTACCTGCTAAGTTCTATTTCACCTCTGCATCTCACAGAGAAGGTGAAAAAGTAGATTTAGGCGAACGAATCGATCACACTGATGTCGAAATAATTTATGATTCAAGTGCTAAAAAATGGCTTATTAATTCCAGTTATTCTGTTGATAGCTGGTTCGATGATAACTTTACTGCAGCGACAACACTGAAAGGCTCGCAGAAATTCTATAAGGCTTCAAAAACCGCTGCTGCAACTGATAGCGAAGGAGAAGCATCAAGCACAGACTTAAACAGTGATGTTGAAGAAACAACATTAAATTATATCTATCAACTGGTCGAAGCAATTAATGCAAATGATTATGATATTGTCCGACCATATATAAAAGATGGAAGTTCACTAAATACGATGCAGCAAGACTTGGTAGATCGATTAAATGAAAGTGGAATGACACAGGAAGTAATCAGCGCATCGGTTTCGAACATTGAAGAAAATAATGGTAAATGGATTGTAACGACAGATGAAACTATCAAGCTAACCTATGAAAGCGGCGATGAAGAAACAAAGGATTATACTTGGA of Oceanobacillus zhaokaii contains these proteins:
- the araA gene encoding L-arabinose isomerase, whose product is MSTMGKKEFWFVVGSQHLYGEEALAEVKANAQKITDALNESGVLPYPLVLQDLAVNADKITSTMKEVNYRDEVAGVITWMHTFSPAKMWIRGTKLLQKPLLHLATQFNESIPWQTIDMDFMNLNQAAHGDREYGFINARLNKQNKVVVGYWERSEVQQQIADWMDVAVAYNESFHIKVARFGDNMRNVAVTDGDKIEAQIQLGWTVDYFGIGDLVQYVNAVKEEEIDALFEEYANLYEFDYGTYSKEEWEASVKVQASYEIAIKRFLDDGGYNAFTSNFEDLYGMKQLPGLAVQRLMAQGYGFAGEGDWKTAALDRLLKVMSHNQSTGFMEDYTYELAEGQESILQSHMLEVDPTLASNKPKIIVSPLGIGDREDPARLVFDGKAGDGVVVSMADFGTHYKLLINEVTAFEPTAPAPNLPVARVLWRVLPNFQDGVKAWIENGGGHHTVVSLNLTTDQIISYAKLVDLEYVVIK
- a CDS encoding L-ribulose-5-phosphate 4-epimerase — translated: MLEHLKEEVFQANLDLPKYGLVKYTWGNASAFDYDSGLFVIKPSGVDYETMKASDMVVVDLDGNVVEGKLNPSSDTLTHAVLYKHYPEIGGIVHTHSTWATIWAQAGLDVPAMGTTHADTFYGSVPCARFLTQEEIDRGYEVETGNVIIETFQERGLDILAVPGVLLHGHAPFTWGKDVQSAVMNSVVLEEVAKMNLFARELNRFAEVLPQRILDKHYLRKHGENAYYGQK
- a CDS encoding xylulokinase, encoding MNTNQVNTKEAIAKGETSLGIEFGSTRIKAVLIDNRFETIASGSYEWENRLENGFWTYNLVDIITGLQTAYSDMKQEVERNYGITIRTIGSIGFSAMMHGYMAFDKTGELLVPFRTWRNTTTTVAARELTDLFQFNVPERWSIAHLYQAILNEEKHLPRIDFITTLAGYIHWLLTGNKSIGIGDASGMFPIDETTGDYNASMVKQFDERIGDRDYPWELKDILPKVYTAGEQAGGLTEVGARILDRSRNLQPGIPFCPPEGDAGTGMVATNSVRKRTGNISVGTSVFAMIVLEKELSKVYPEIDLVTTPNGSPVAMVHANNCSSDINAWLGLFREFYEAMGQKVETDQLFGVMLNKALEADPDGGGLLSYGYFSGENITGLEEGRPLFVRSPESNFNLANFMRTHLFTAFGALKIGMDILTKGENVAIDGILAHGGLFKTPVVGQKIVAAAMNVPISVMDTAGEGGAWGIAILASYMINQDQNESLEDFLDNKVFENVDGKEIYPDELDIQGFEEFIERYKKGLAIEKTAVEHLVLPVENRRN
- a CDS encoding GntR family transcriptional regulator produces the protein MKPKYQYQVIIDDIKSKILSGEYSVLEKIPTETALQEKYNVSRHTVRKAILELSNEGFLKSEKGSGTYVSNQYQYKSSANPNNRTIGVITTYISDYIFPSIIRGIEGRLNEENYSLLLASTNNDVQQEKKALEMMLSYGVDGLIVEPTKSNLYNPNIAYYLSFKEQDIPFIMINAYYEELDVPFLCLDDVQSSYLATKELISKGHTQIGLISKTDDLQGKFRMKGYIKALSEAKLRFEPEHVYSYNTETKQDLYSNLMEFLNNNRDAMTAIVCYNDEVGFIVANLCRHLGISIPEELSIIGQDNSYIAKNASIKLTTLTHPQEQMGRDAADWIIKKLQGRKDLPNEYYYQPELIEGETVKELDVK
- a CDS encoding DUF6574 domain-containing protein; the encoded protein is MLVCSNCNNHQEDGKFCGVCGGALKQALSEEQFNGSIEQSGVSSANSGAAALETQAQPTATAIKSGVSQYWSYFLSLFKNPTRAFQSNEKHYLNGLITLALYAIIFSLSIYFLTNSLMRSFGGFFGESVPFFALVSRLAIAVIITFVITFGSAFAMIRFAKNQETFKTIIAQYGSIIVPFTALNVVAMLGGLIGSYQLTFIPLVISVIFTFTFVPVLFVFEKVSNINKNGQKVYLSLATIVLISLISYILGDALLSSLVEDIEDLLYYVW
- a CDS encoding zinc ribbon domain-containing protein, whose translation is MDKFCKECGSSITDSLNFCQHCGHKLEATKEQPKETAVTRVKQTRNYTKKQKILISAAGALLIIIAGFYLWGKSYTSPENTVERFVDALNEKDAETVQELTILNGSSISKAEANALISLAKEDKDSLNLDTSNLKAFSSDNELFTIIDNGKWLGIFPRYGFSLLPQYAAVSIPFDGVASTFNEQEFPILESDESQVVYGPMAPGKYSLRSSFSGEYTEVESDESIILADSYSDWVSHSVELGAAYVTLELFNNHGVPIKNAYITLNKKKIPFDEDLRIESLGPLNLDGSVKVTPTVETNWGEVESESIALEETYYEIGANTLSKTLMDELSEAILLYGEEYAKANASYDPSLFTNITDDMRETFQYNFEYYRGEGDYFSGQLNSIEVDYNNLRFDSDQYISVPAKFYFTSASHREGEKVDLGERIDHTDVEIIYDSSAKKWLINSSYSVDSWFDDNFTAATTLKGSQKFYKASKTAAATDSEGEASSTDLNSDVEETTLNYIYQLVEAINANDYDIVRPYIKDGSSLNTMQQDLVDRLNESGMTQEVISASVSNIEENNGKWIVTTDETIKLTYESGDEETKDYTWNYTVEQVEEGVVLTDME